A genomic window from Passer domesticus isolate bPasDom1 chromosome Z, bPasDom1.hap1, whole genome shotgun sequence includes:
- the TOMM5 gene encoding mitochondrial import receptor subunit TOM5 homolog: protein MFRIEGLGPKMDPEELRRKMRRDVLASVRNFLIYVALLRITPFVLKKLDSI, encoded by the exons ATGTTCCGCATCGAGGGGCTGGGGCCCAAGATGGACCCGGAGGAGCTGCGCCGCAAGATGCGCCGCGACGTGCTGGCCTCCGTGCGCAACTTCCTCATCTACGTGGCGCTGCTGCGGATCA CCCCGTTCGTGCTGAAGAAGCTGGACAGCATCTGA